One genomic window of Nicotiana sylvestris chromosome 10, ASM39365v2, whole genome shotgun sequence includes the following:
- the LOC104212932 gene encoding shikimate O-hydroxycinnamoyltransferase-like, with translation MKIEVKESTMVKPATDTPQTNLWNSNVDLVVPNFHTPSVYFYRPLSSASNFFDSNMLKEALSKALVPFYPMAGRLKRDEDGRIEIECIGQGVLFVEAESDGIVDDFGDFAPTLKLRRLIPAVDYSQGIHSYALLVLQITHFKCGGVSLGVGMQHHAADGFSGLHFINTWSDMARGLDLTIPPFINRTLLRARDPPLPQFPHIEYQPPPTLKNIAKTEAVPETAVSIFKLTRDQINALKAKSKEDGNTVNYSSYEMLAGHVWRSTCMARGLEEDQGSKLYIATDGRSRLRPILPPGYFGNVIFTATPIAVAGDLKSKPIWYAASKIHDALAQMDNDYLRSALDYLELQPDLKALVRGAHTFRCPNLGITSWVRLPIHDADFGWGRPIFMGPGGIAYEGLSFILPSPTNDGSLSVAISLQADHMKLFEKYLYDI, from the exons ATGAAAATCGAGGTGAAAGAATCAACAATGGTGAAACCAGCAACAGACACACCACAGACAAACCTGTGGAACTCAAACGTGGATTTAGTTGTTCCAAATTTCCACACCCCAAGTGTTTACTTTTACAGGCCATTGTCAAGTGCTTCAAATTTCTTTGATTCAAATATGCTTAAGGAGGCATTGAGTAAAGCGTTAGTGCCGTTTTATCCAATGGCTGGTAGGTTAAAAAGGGATGAAGATGGACGTATTGAAATTGAATGCATAGGACAAGGGGTTTTGTTTGTTGAAGCAGAATCTGATGGAATAGTTgatgattttggtgattttgCGCCTACTTTGAAACTCCGGCGTCTTATTCCTGCCGTTGATTATTCTCAGGGAATCCATTCTTATGCTCTCCTAGTTTTGCAG ATCACTCATTTCAAATGTGGAGGAGTTTCTCTCGGTGTAGGAATGCAACATCATGCTGCTGATGGTTTTTCTGGTCTTCACTTCATCAACACATGGTCGGACATGGCTCGTGGTTTGGACCTCACAATTCCACCTTTCATAAACCGAACACTTCTCCGTGCTCGTGATCCACCCTTGCCTCAGTTCCCACACATTGAATACCAGCCACCTCCAACTCTCAAGAACATTGCCAAAACTGAAGCAGTTCCTGAGACTGCTGTTTCCATCTTCAAGTTAACCCGTGATCAAATCAATGCCTTGAAAGCCAAGTCTAAGGAAGATGGAAATACCGTAAACTACAGCTCCTATGAAATGTTAGCAGGACATGTATGGCGCTCTACTTGTATGGCACGAGGACTTGAAGAAGATCAAGGAAGCAAGTTGTATATAGCAACCGATGGACGTTCTAGGCTCAGGCCTATTCTTCCACCAGGCTACTTTGGTAATGTGATATTTACTGCTACTCCAATTGCAGTGGCTGGTGATCTAAAATCCAAGCCCATTTGGTATGCTGCAAGTAAAATTCATGATGCATTGGCTCAGATGGACAACGACTACTTAAGATCAGCTCTCGATTACTTGGAATTACAGCCCGACCTAAAGGCTCTTGTTCGCGGAGCACATACTTTTAGATGCCCAAATCTTGGGATCACTAGTTGGGTTAGGCTGCCTATACACGACGCAGATTTTGGCTGGGGTAGACCTATATTTATGGGACCTGGTGGTATCGCTTATGAAGGGTTAAGCTTTATATTGCCAAGTCCTACCAATGATGGGAGTCTATCGGTTGCTATCTCGCTTCAAGCAGACCATATGAAACTTTTCGAGAAATATTTGTATGACATTTGA